From Triticum urartu cultivar G1812 chromosome 2, Tu2.1, whole genome shotgun sequence, a single genomic window includes:
- the LOC125541616 gene encoding fasciclin-like arabinogalactan protein 14, translating into MACLRATTAALLLTLASSAAATTTKFNITEVLNKSPEFLTFNSLLSKTNLAEEINKRQTITVLVVDNSAASGITSLPTDTQKKVLAVHVILNYYDPMKLENIEKGTALLTSLFQTTGAATDRMGFVNYTHSADDQMVFGSAEPGAPLSSQLVKVVACRPYNLSVMQVSAAIIPPSISSSGKGSSAAPGPAYGSSSNASVPTITEAETLESPDEASALDDDAPASSPPVHSADAAAGAHTSAGNTVVVRTRVWLVGLVMLMV; encoded by the coding sequence ATGGCATGTTTGAGGGCCACCACCGCCGCACTCCTTCTCACCCTTGCGTCGTCGGCCGCGGCCACCACGACAAAGTTCAACATTACCGAGGTCCTCAACAAATCCCCGGAGTTCTTGACCTTCAACAGCCTTCTGTCGAAGACGAATCTCGCTGAGGAAATCAACAAGCGGCAGACCATCACCGTTCTCGTGGTCGACAACTCCGCTGCCAGCGGCATCACGTCGCTGCCCACAGACACGCAGAAGAAGGTGCTCGCCGTGCACGTCATCCTCAACTACTACGATCCCATGAAACTTGAAAACATCGAGAAGGGGACGGCGCTCCTTACCTCGCTCTTCCAGACTACCGGCGCCGCCACCGACCGCATGGGGTTCGTCAACTACACCCATAGCGCGGACGACCAGATGGTGTTTGGCTCAGCCGAGCCCGGCGCACCGCTCAGCTCGCAGCTGGTGAAGGTCGTTGCGTGCCGACCATACAATCTATCCGTCATGCAGGTTAGCGCAGCAATCATTCCACCAAGCATCAGCTCGTCGGGCAAGGGGAGCTCCGCGGCACCCGGTCCAGCCTACGGTTCATCGTCCAACGCGAGTGTCCCGACCATTACCGAGGCTGAGACGCTTGAATCGCCCGACGAGGCCAGTGCGCTAGACGATGACGCTCCTGCATCATCGCCACCAGTGCATAGCGCTGACGCGGCCGCAGGCGCGCACACTTCGGCGGGGAACACAGTGGTGGTCCGCACACGTGTTTGGCTCGTGGGGCTTGTGATGTTGATGGTTTAA